The stretch of DNA CCGGCAGCAGGAGCTGTTCCACCAACGCGGCGAGCACATCTCGGACGACATCCGAGACTGTCGGATCGGGACGGCGGCTCAGCGCTTGGCCGATCCGGCCCGTGCGGATCTGCCGATCGGCCTGCTGGCCTACGGGTGCGGCTTCGCCAGCCAGGCCCACTTCGCACGCCGCTTCAAGGCGCGTCCCGGGATGACGCCGCGCGCCTACCGGCACGCGGCTCTCTTGGGCGCCCCGTGATCCGCTGATCCGGGACGTCCGCGGGGCTGGGCTCAGGCCGAGCGGTCGCTGCGCCGCAGGCTCGCCGGCAGGGCGAAGAGGGCGAGCACCGCCGCGACGAGGCAGAGGACGCCGATGCCGTAGAGGGCGGGCGTCGTCGAGCCGGTGAGGTCCTTGACCCACCCGACCATCACCGGGCTGACGATGCCGCCGAACTGGCCGAGGGTGTTGATCAGCGCGATGCCACCCGCCGCGCCGACGCCGGTGACGAGCTTGGCCGGCAGCGTCCAGAACGTCGGGATCGAGGCCACGATGCCGGCCCCCAGCAGCGCCAGCGCGAACATCAGCGGCACGATGTGCTTGTCGAACAGGCCGGCGCCGAAGAAGCCGAGCGCCGCCGCGACGGCGAGGCCGGCGACGAATTTCGGCCGCTCGCCCGAGGCATCGGACAGGCGCCCGATCACCACCATGCTGATTGCGCCGCAGATGTAGGGGATCGCCGTGAGGAAGCCCACCGAGGCCGCCTGCCCGCCGCTCGCGGTCTTGATCAGGTCCGGCCCCCAGAAGTTGAGGCCATAGGAGCCGATCTGCAGCAGGAAATAGATCAGCCCGATCATCAGGAAGCCGGGCTGCCGGATCGCCCCGAGCAGGGAGTGGTCGCCGATCTCGCGGTTGTGGTGGGCGATGCGGCCGGACAGGAGCGCCTTCTCGGTCTCGGAGAGCCACTTCGCGTCGGCGATCCGGTCGTCGAGGCGCGTCAGCACGAGCAGGCCGAGCACGAGGCAGGGCAGGCCGCCGGCCAGGAACAGCCATTGCCAGCCGGCGAGGCCGCCGACGCCGTTGAGGCCGCCGAGGATCAGGCCCGCCACCGGCGCGCCGAAGATGCCCGAGAAGGCCGAGGCGACGAACATGAACGAGGTGATCCGCCCGCGATGCGAGGCCGGGAACCAGAGGGTCAGGTAATAGAGGATGCCCGGCGCGAAGCCCGCCTCCATGGCGCCGATCAGGAAGCGCAGGGCGTAGAAGTGCCACTCGCTGCGGATGAAGATCATCAGCGCGGTGGCGATGCCCCAGGAGATCATGATCCGGGCGATCCAGCGCCGCGCCCCGACCCGGTAGAGGAACAGGTTCGAGGGCACCTCGAAGATCACGTAGCCGACGACGAACATGCTGGCGCCGAGCCCGTAGGCGACGTTGCTGAAGCCGAGGTCGCTCTGGAGCTGGAACTTGGCGAAGCTGATGTTGATGCGGTCGAAGAACGCGAACATGTAGCAGATCATGATCAGCGGCATGAGCCGCCACGCGACCTTGCGGACGACGCTGGTCTCCGTCACCGCGCCGGCCTCGGCGGCCGACGACCCGGACAGGGCTGCGGTCATGGTTTCCTCCGTGGTGTTTCTTGGGATGCGTCGTGGGCGATGCCGCCTTCGGGCGGGTGGCTTTTCCGCGCGATACGGTTCGGGTGCGTGGGCCGACAGCAACCGGTGCGATGAGCCCTGCGCCGAACGCGGTGCGGATCCCCTCCCCCCCAGAGGGGGGAGGGAGACCGTCGCGTCCGTCAGAGACGTCGGGGCTTCACGGTGGCGTGCCGTGGGGCGGTCACCGTCAGCAGGTTCAAGCCGCCCTGGCGGGCGCCGGATGCAAGTCGCAGGGGCGTCCGGCCTTGGCGACCTGGCCGGGCACGTCGTGGCCGACGAGACGGGGCAGGTCCCGCGACAGGCCGATCAGCGCCGTGAGGTCGAGGCCCGTGGGCACGCCCATCTCATGGGCCATGCTGACGAGGTCCTCGGTGCAGATGTTGCCGGTGGCGCCGGGTGCGAACGGGCAGCCGCCGAGCCCGCCGAGCGCCGCGTCGAACCGCCTTGCGCCCGCATCGTAGGCCGCCAGCACGTTGGCGAGGCCAAGCCCGCGGGTGTTGTGGAAGTGGAGCGTCAGGCGCTCGGCGCCGACCAGCGGCAGGACGCGCGCGACGAGGCGCGCCACCTGCCGGGGATTGGCCATGCCGGTCGTGTCGGCGAGCGTCACGCCGTCGACCCCGAGCGACAGGTAGCGCTCCACCTGGGCCACCACCGTGTCGGCCGGCTGGTCGCCCTCGAACGGGCAGCCGAAGGCGGTGGCCACCGTGGCGTTGGTGCTTACAGGCGCGCCGCGCACCGAATCCATGATCCGGGCGAAGCCGGCGATCGAGTCGGCCGGGCTCATGCCCATGTTGGCGCGGTTGTGGGTCTCGCTCACCGAGGCGACGAGGTTGATCTCGTCGACCTTGGCGGCCAGTGCCCGCTCGGCGCCCTTCGGGTTCGGCACCAGGGCGACGTAGACCGTCCCGGGCCGGCGCTGGATCCCGGCGAAGACCGCGGCCGCGTCGGCGAGCGCGGGCACCGCCTTCGGCGACACGAAGGACGAGACCTCGATCCGGCTGAACCCGGCCTCCGCGAGGGCATCGATCAGCCGGATCTTTTCCGCGGTCTCGACGAAGACGGGCTCGATCTGGAAGCCGTCGCGGGTGGCGACCTCCTGGACGAGGATCTGCTCGCTCATGCCACCGCTCCCTTCGCCCGCAGCGCGGCGATGCGCTCGGGATCGAGGCCGAGTTCGCCGAGCACCGCATCCGTGTGAGCGCCGAGCGCCGGCCCCTGCCAGCGGACTTCGCCGGGTGTGTCGGACAGCTTCGGCACGATGCCGGGCATCTTGACCGCTCTCCCGCCGGGGAGCTCCGCCTGGAGGATCATGTCGCGGGCCTGGTAGTGCGGATCGGCCACGATGTCGGCCACCGAGTAGATCCGGCCGGCCGGCACGTCCGCCGCGTCGAGGACCGCGAGCGCCTCCTCGACGGTCTTGGTCTTCGACCAATCGGCGATCAATCCGTCCAGCAGGCCGGATTGCTTCGACCGGCCCTCGTTGTTGCGCAGCGCCGGATCCTCGGCGAGGTCGGCCCGGCCGATCGCCGTCATGAGCCGGCGGAAGATCGGGTCGCTGTTGCCGGCGATGACCACGTAGCCCCCGTCCCGCGTCGGATAGGTGTTCGACGGGGTGATGCCCGGCAGCGCGCCGCCGGTGCGGGTGCGGACCTCGCCCAGCAGGTCGTATTCGGGAACAAGGCTCTCCATGACGTTGAACACGCTCTCGACCAGCGAGACGTCGATGACCTGTCCGGCGCCCTGCCCGGTCTTCACCCGCAGCAGCGCCATCAGCGCACCGATGACGCCGTGGAGCGAGGCCAGGGTGTCGCCGATGCTGACGCCGACGCGGGCGGGCGGGGAATCCGGGCTGCCGGTGGTGAAGCGGATGCCGCCCATCGATTCGCCGATGGCGCCGAAGCCCGGGCGGTCGCGATAGGGGCCGGTCTGGCCGTAGCCCGAGATCCGGACCATCACGAGGTTGGGGTTGAGCGCCGAGAGCACGTCCCAGCCGAGCCCCAGCTTCTCGAGGCCGCCGGGGCGGAAGTTCTCGACCACCACGTCGGCGCTCGCGGCGAGCTGCTTGACGATGTCGAGGCCTTCCGGCGTCTTCAGATTGACGGCGATCGACTTCTTGTTGCGCGACTGCAGGTACCACCAGAGCGAGGTGCCCTCGTGCATCTTGCGCCACTTCCGGAGCGGGTCACCCTCGCCCGGGGGCTCGACCTTGATGACCTCGGCGCCGAACTCGGCCATCAGCCGCGTCGCGAACGGCGCGGCGATCAGCTGACCAAGCTCGAGAACGCGGATACCGCTGAGCGGACCGGACACGGCTTTCCTCCATGTTTTGTTGCCCTGGCCATACTGCCGTTGCCGCCGTGAAGTCCAAACGTCATGCGCCATCCTGCGTTCGCCGGTGGAGAACGCACCGTCTCGGG from Methylobacterium sp. PvR107 encodes:
- a CDS encoding MFS transporter, with amino-acid sequence MTAALSGSSAAEAGAVTETSVVRKVAWRLMPLIMICYMFAFFDRINISFAKFQLQSDLGFSNVAYGLGASMFVVGYVIFEVPSNLFLYRVGARRWIARIMISWGIATALMIFIRSEWHFYALRFLIGAMEAGFAPGILYYLTLWFPASHRGRITSFMFVASAFSGIFGAPVAGLILGGLNGVGGLAGWQWLFLAGGLPCLVLGLLVLTRLDDRIADAKWLSETEKALLSGRIAHHNREIGDHSLLGAIRQPGFLMIGLIYFLLQIGSYGLNFWGPDLIKTASGGQAASVGFLTAIPYICGAISMVVIGRLSDASGERPKFVAGLAVAAALGFFGAGLFDKHIVPLMFALALLGAGIVASIPTFWTLPAKLVTGVGAAGGIALINTLGQFGGIVSPVMVGWVKDLTGSTTPALYGIGVLCLVAAVLALFALPASLRRSDRSA
- a CDS encoding hydroxymethylglutaryl-CoA lyase produces the protein MSEQILVQEVATRDGFQIEPVFVETAEKIRLIDALAEAGFSRIEVSSFVSPKAVPALADAAAVFAGIQRRPGTVYVALVPNPKGAERALAAKVDEINLVASVSETHNRANMGMSPADSIAGFARIMDSVRGAPVSTNATVATAFGCPFEGDQPADTVVAQVERYLSLGVDGVTLADTTGMANPRQVARLVARVLPLVGAERLTLHFHNTRGLGLANVLAAYDAGARRFDAALGGLGGCPFAPGATGNICTEDLVSMAHEMGVPTGLDLTALIGLSRDLPRLVGHDVPGQVAKAGRPCDLHPAPARAA
- a CDS encoding CaiB/BaiF CoA transferase family protein — translated: MSGPLSGIRVLELGQLIAAPFATRLMAEFGAEVIKVEPPGEGDPLRKWRKMHEGTSLWWYLQSRNKKSIAVNLKTPEGLDIVKQLAASADVVVENFRPGGLEKLGLGWDVLSALNPNLVMVRISGYGQTGPYRDRPGFGAIGESMGGIRFTTGSPDSPPARVGVSIGDTLASLHGVIGALMALLRVKTGQGAGQVIDVSLVESVFNVMESLVPEYDLLGEVRTRTGGALPGITPSNTYPTRDGGYVVIAGNSDPIFRRLMTAIGRADLAEDPALRNNEGRSKQSGLLDGLIADWSKTKTVEEALAVLDAADVPAGRIYSVADIVADPHYQARDMILQAELPGGRAVKMPGIVPKLSDTPGEVRWQGPALGAHTDAVLGELGLDPERIAALRAKGAVA